The [Limnothrix rosea] IAM M-220 genome includes a region encoding these proteins:
- a CDS encoding glycoside hydrolase → MSHPLYIAFIWHQHQPLYKAPDGQYHLPWVRLHGTKDYLDLILLLEKYPRLHQTVNLVPSLIMQLEDYAEGTALDPYLKLALTPVEDLDSDQKWYILEHFFDGNHRTLIDPHPRYSELYTQRQEKGRAWCLENWSDQDFSDLLAWHNLAWIDPLFWDDPEIAAWLEQDRGFTLGDRQRIYSKQREIIKRIIPKHKEMQDNGQLEVTTTPYTHPILPLLADTDAGQVAVPEMELPENRFMWSEDIPRHLNRAKEMYRDRFDREVRGLWPSEQSVSPEVIDPIAAAGFKWICSDEAVLGWSLKHFFHRDEVGNVYEPEMMYRPYRLETPSGDLSIVFRDHRLSDLVGFTYSGMEPDDAASDLVGHLEAIARSLRKKQKDPKTTTLEEPHLVTIALDGENCWEFYERDGIPFLTALYEKLSADKNLELVTVSEFIEQFPPTTTIPRQDLHSGSWVDGSFTTWIGDPAKNRAWDLLYKARKTLEAHPEATEITNPEAWESLFAAEGSDWFWWFGYGHSSNQDAMFDQLFREHVAGIYKALNEPVPPEVMQPIEKHDQQEEHMPQSFIHPVIDGIGDEQDWEKAGCIQIGGARGTMHQSSALQRLFYGWDHLNFYLRLDLRRGVKWGEELPSELHLLCFYPGINCPISPAPIASMPDQEPLNYLFRHHIGINLVTGSTWFEEALDYGQWCPRAAHAKMAYKECLEISVPWDILGVKPDVRLNLVAILADDGEYHSFVPENQFVTLQVP, encoded by the coding sequence ATGTCCCACCCCCTCTACATCGCTTTCATCTGGCACCAGCATCAGCCTCTCTACAAAGCTCCGGATGGACAGTACCACTTGCCTTGGGTGCGGCTCCACGGCACAAAAGATTATTTAGATCTCATTTTGCTCCTCGAAAAATATCCCCGTCTCCACCAAACGGTGAATTTAGTTCCTTCACTGATTATGCAGTTGGAGGATTATGCGGAAGGGACGGCGCTGGATCCTTACCTAAAACTGGCATTAACACCAGTGGAAGATCTTGATTCTGACCAGAAATGGTACATTCTTGAGCACTTTTTTGACGGCAACCACCGCACGCTCATTGACCCCCACCCCCGCTATTCCGAACTCTATACCCAGCGGCAAGAGAAGGGTCGGGCTTGGTGTCTAGAAAATTGGAGTGACCAAGATTTTTCGGATCTCCTTGCTTGGCATAATTTGGCTTGGATTGACCCGCTCTTCTGGGATGATCCAGAGATTGCGGCTTGGCTCGAACAGGATCGCGGCTTTACTTTAGGCGATCGCCAGCGTATTTATTCCAAACAACGGGAAATCATTAAGCGCATTATCCCCAAGCATAAAGAGATGCAGGATAACGGTCAGCTCGAAGTGACTACCACGCCCTACACTCACCCCATTTTGCCGCTCTTGGCTGATACCGATGCGGGTCAGGTGGCTGTGCCCGAAATGGAGCTGCCGGAAAATCGGTTTATGTGGTCAGAGGATATTCCCCGTCACCTCAATCGTGCGAAGGAAATGTACCGCGATCGCTTTGATCGGGAAGTACGCGGTTTGTGGCCGTCGGAGCAATCGGTCAGTCCGGAAGTGATTGACCCGATCGCCGCCGCAGGCTTTAAGTGGATTTGTTCCGACGAGGCAGTTTTGGGCTGGAGCCTTAAGCATTTCTTCCACCGCGATGAAGTGGGTAATGTCTACGAACCGGAGATGATGTACCGTCCCTATCGTCTTGAAACCCCTTCCGGTGATTTGTCCATTGTGTTCCGGGATCACCGTCTCTCTGACCTCGTCGGCTTTACCTATAGCGGCATGGAGCCTGACGATGCAGCTAGTGATTTAGTCGGTCACCTAGAGGCGATCGCCCGTAGTCTCCGCAAAAAACAAAAAGACCCCAAAACCACAACCCTCGAAGAACCCCATCTCGTGACCATTGCCCTAGACGGCGAAAACTGTTGGGAATTCTATGAGCGGGACGGCATTCCTTTCCTAACGGCGTTATACGAAAAACTCAGCGCCGACAAAAATTTAGAGCTAGTCACAGTCTCCGAATTTATTGAGCAATTTCCACCAACCACCACCATTCCTCGTCAGGATCTCCACAGTGGCTCATGGGTAGATGGCAGCTTTACCACTTGGATCGGTGACCCCGCGAAAAACCGTGCTTGGGATCTGCTGTACAAAGCCCGTAAAACCCTTGAAGCCCACCCCGAAGCGACCGAAATCACGAACCCTGAAGCGTGGGAATCCCTCTTCGCCGCCGAAGGTTCCGACTGGTTTTGGTGGTTTGGCTATGGTCACTCCTCCAACCAAGATGCAATGTTTGACCAGCTTTTCCGGGAGCATGTCGCCGGAATTTACAAAGCCCTCAATGAGCCTGTACCACCGGAAGTGATGCAGCCCATTGAAAAGCATGACCAGCAAGAAGAACATATGCCCCAAAGCTTTATTCATCCCGTCATTGATGGCATTGGCGACGAGCAAGATTGGGAAAAAGCGGGTTGTATTCAGATTGGCGGTGCGCGCGGAACCATGCACCAAAGTAGCGCTCTACAGCGGCTTTTCTATGGTTGGGATCACCTGAATTTCTATCTCCGCCTTGATTTGCGTCGGGGTGTGAAGTGGGGTGAGGAACTACCATCAGAACTACATTTACTCTGTTTCTATCCCGGGATCAACTGTCCCATCAGCCCTGCGCCGATCGCCAGTATGCCCGACCAAGAACCTTTAAATTATCTGTTCCGTCACCACATCGGCATTAACCTTGTGACGGGTTCAACGTGGTTTGAGGAAGCTCTGGATTATGGTCAATGGTGTCCGCGAGCTGCCCACGCAAAAATGGCCTATAAGGAATGTCTCGAAATCTCTGTGCCGTGGGATATTCTAGGGGTCAAGCCCGATGTGCGTCTCAACCTGGTGGCAATCCTTGCCGATGATGGCGAGTATCATAGCTTTGTGCCCGAAAATCAATTTGTGACGCTTCAAGTGCCCTAG
- a CDS encoding VWA domain-containing protein, translating into MSLSRLFRTAALSLSFVLMPWVAIAEEKPTIQLAILLDSSNSMDGLIDQTRSQIWTVVNALTDVRKDGQVPNFEVALYHYGNDSLPSYEGFNRQLTDFTPELDNVSEKLFEIQTNGGQEYSGWVIKSAVNQLTWEDDSDDFRAIFIAGNEPFDQGKVGWQEAIALARAEDIIVNTIYCGSAENRERALWAEGAEIASGANFNINQDRAVIVRPSPYDDDIRALNDKLNSTYIPYGDDGVRGLNRQIQQDVNAGAAIVTRGSSKSSAYYRNASWDLVDALEEEAVDLATLPEEALPLSLQGLTLEEKESYIQGVEAERQETQAQIRALTEQREAYLRNLPVDEDVTDTLEYAMIQSLREQLARKGFVLE; encoded by the coding sequence ATGTCTTTGTCTCGTTTATTTCGGACTGCTGCTCTTTCTCTCTCCTTTGTCCTCATGCCCTGGGTGGCGATCGCCGAGGAGAAGCCCACCATTCAGCTCGCTATTTTGCTCGATTCCAGCAATAGTATGGATGGTTTAATTGACCAGACCCGTAGCCAAATCTGGACTGTAGTCAATGCCCTCACAGATGTGCGTAAAGATGGGCAAGTTCCCAATTTTGAGGTGGCACTGTATCACTACGGTAATGACTCCCTCCCTTCCTACGAAGGCTTTAACCGCCAACTGACAGACTTTACTCCAGAGCTAGACAACGTCTCAGAAAAGCTCTTTGAAATTCAGACCAATGGCGGTCAAGAGTACAGCGGCTGGGTGATTAAATCCGCAGTCAACCAACTCACTTGGGAAGACGATAGCGACGATTTTCGGGCGATTTTTATTGCAGGGAACGAACCCTTCGATCAAGGGAAAGTGGGCTGGCAAGAGGCGATCGCCCTCGCTAGAGCCGAAGATATTATCGTCAATACGATTTACTGTGGCAGCGCCGAAAATCGCGAACGAGCTTTGTGGGCAGAGGGAGCCGAAATCGCCAGCGGTGCAAACTTTAATATCAACCAAGACCGTGCGGTGATCGTCCGTCCATCTCCCTACGATGATGATATTCGAGCACTTAACGACAAGCTCAATTCGACCTATATTCCCTACGGCGATGATGGCGTTCGGGGTCTTAACCGTCAGATTCAGCAAGACGTAAATGCCGGGGCGGCGATCGTCACCCGTGGCAGCTCTAAGAGTTCCGCGTACTACCGCAATGCTTCTTGGGATCTCGTTGATGCTTTAGAAGAAGAGGCTGTTGATTTAGCAACCTTACCTGAGGAAGCATTACCTCTTTCACTTCAGGGTTTAACGCTCGAAGAAAAGGAAAGCTATATTCAAGGCGTGGAAGCAGAACGGCAAGAAACCCAAGCTCAAATTCGTGCGCTAACCGAGCAGCGGGAAGCCTATCTACGTAATTTACCTGTCGATGAAGATGTCACCGATACCCTCGAATATGCAATGATTCAATCTCTCCGGGAACAGCTCGCTCGCAAGGGTTTTGTCCTCGAATAA
- a CDS encoding Uma2 family endonuclease, with protein MVVTPVKRKKYTAAEYLELEEKAEFKSEFFDGEILPMAGATANHNKIVLNLCRALLLEVNEQAYEIFSSDMRLWIPSEKHYTYPDVTVVRGEPSYVDDKQMLLTNPCLIIEVTSASTKSYDKPSNFYTYRHLSDFEEYILIDQKSYKATQWTKLEDGRWILADHFGKDCVLKLESIDFEISFQDLYKRVNFADDADK; from the coding sequence ATGGTTGTAACCCCAGTTAAACGAAAAAAATACACAGCAGCTGAGTATTTGGAACTCGAAGAAAAAGCTGAGTTTAAAAGTGAATTTTTTGATGGAGAAATTTTACCGATGGCAGGGGCAACAGCAAACCACAACAAAATTGTGTTGAATCTCTGCCGTGCTCTTCTTTTAGAAGTTAACGAACAAGCTTACGAAATTTTTTCGAGTGATATGCGGCTGTGGATTCCATCGGAAAAACATTACACCTACCCAGATGTGACAGTCGTTCGAGGTGAGCCGAGCTACGTTGATGACAAGCAAATGCTGCTGACTAACCCCTGCCTAATTATTGAAGTCACCTCTGCCTCGACGAAAAGTTACGATAAGCCCAGTAATTTTTACACATATAGACATCTGTCAGACTTTGAAGAGTATATTCTCATCGACCAAAAAAGTTACAAAGCTACTCAATGGACAAAATTAGAAGATGGACGGTGGATTTTAGCCGATCATTTTGGCAAAGATTGTGTTTTAAAGCTTGAATCAATTGACTTTGAAATTAGTTTTCAAGACCTCTATAAAAGAGTAAATTTTGCGGATGATGCAGATAAATAG
- a CDS encoding Uma2 family endonuclease encodes MIALSSNSPMTPEEYLEFEKTSEVRHEYIDGEIYAMSGGTGNHNLISLNCAILLRNRLKNSDCRVYMSDMKVNVAESKRFFYPDIVVTCDQRDQPTSSYTDFPKLIIEVLSPSTESFDRNGKFKFYRTISSLQTYLLIDAQKYGVECFRRQTQDIWTVQFYDSLAAIAEIESLDLGAPLEEIYENISFPETSPKL; translated from the coding sequence ATGATTGCACTTAGTTCCAACTCACCCATGACCCCAGAAGAATATCTGGAATTTGAAAAGACAAGCGAAGTTCGGCACGAGTATATTGATGGCGAAATTTATGCAATGTCGGGAGGGACAGGAAACCACAATTTAATTAGTCTTAATTGCGCAATCTTACTCAGAAATCGACTAAAAAATTCTGATTGTCGGGTTTACATGTCTGATATGAAAGTGAATGTGGCAGAGAGTAAGCGTTTTTTTTATCCTGATATCGTCGTGACTTGCGACCAACGAGATCAGCCAACTTCGAGCTATACGGATTTTCCCAAGCTCATTATCGAAGTACTTTCACCATCGACTGAAAGTTTTGATCGCAATGGCAAGTTTAAGTTTTATCGGACAATTTCTAGTCTGCAAACTTATCTACTCATTGATGCCCAAAAATATGGAGTGGAGTGTTTCCGGCGGCAAACTCAGGATATTTGGACGGTGCAATTTTATGACTCTCTAGCGGCGATCGCCGAGATAGAATCACTAGACCTTGGTGCACCATTAGAGGAGATTTACGAGAATATTTCTTTTCCTGAAACGTCTCCAAAACTCTGA
- a CDS encoding MFS transporter — protein MTTLPRPQAEKLNLTTKIAFGAGDIGPALTANVLVFFLLYFFTQVAGLPPGLAGSILMIGKIADAVNDPIVGMMSDRTRTKWGRRIPWMLWGTLPFVIVFFGQWLVPHFSDVDQINDWFLFGYYVLMGVLFNLAYTAVNLPYAALTPELTQDYNERTSLNSFRFSFSIGSSIFSLIVARIVFQAYPDNPAKQYWILGLVCSIFALLTLLWCTLRLQEKGRAAILNNQQRITFGYILAALSGLTVLGIGALQWLQVGFVWTFVAIALAILLGVSAFTFIQSPTEVHLLVAHPSQDDGEAPVPFKEQLKIAFSNKPFLYVIGIYLASWLAIQLTASILPYFVISWMGLPDAMFPNTALAVQGTALILLFVASFLSRKFGKKKVYFVGVSLWIFAQVGLFFLQPGQVGLMFFFAVMAGCGVAVSYLIPWSMVPDVIELDELNTGKRREGVFYGFMVLLQKMGLAISLFLVGQALSWAGFIESVAGETPPVQPDSALFAIRVAIAPLPTIALIIGLVLAYFYPITKEYHEEIRLKLAERKNQEITDL, from the coding sequence ATGACGACTTTGCCCAGACCTCAAGCCGAAAAACTCAATCTCACCACAAAAATTGCCTTTGGCGCGGGAGATATTGGACCAGCCCTGACGGCGAATGTTTTAGTCTTTTTCTTGCTGTACTTTTTTACGCAGGTGGCCGGCTTACCGCCGGGGTTAGCAGGTAGCATTTTGATGATTGGCAAGATCGCCGATGCAGTGAATGATCCCATTGTCGGCATGATGAGCGATCGCACCCGCACGAAATGGGGCAGGCGAATCCCTTGGATGCTCTGGGGAACTTTACCCTTTGTGATCGTCTTTTTTGGGCAGTGGCTTGTGCCCCACTTTAGTGATGTTGACCAGATTAATGATTGGTTTTTGTTTGGCTACTACGTCCTGATGGGGGTTTTATTTAACCTCGCTTACACTGCCGTTAATTTGCCCTATGCCGCCCTCACGCCGGAATTGACCCAAGACTATAACGAACGCACGAGCCTCAACAGTTTTCGGTTTAGTTTTTCCATTGGCTCTAGTATTTTTTCGTTGATTGTGGCGCGCATTGTGTTTCAGGCCTACCCCGATAATCCCGCAAAACAATATTGGATTTTGGGATTAGTGTGCTCAATCTTTGCGTTACTCACTTTGCTGTGGTGTACGTTGCGATTACAGGAAAAGGGTCGCGCAGCCATCCTGAATAATCAACAGCGCATTACCTTTGGCTATATTCTGGCGGCGTTATCCGGGCTAACGGTCTTGGGGATCGGTGCGTTGCAATGGTTGCAAGTGGGCTTTGTGTGGACTTTTGTGGCGATCGCCCTAGCGATTTTATTAGGAGTGAGTGCCTTTACCTTTATTCAGTCCCCGACGGAAGTCCATTTACTAGTCGCCCACCCCAGCCAAGACGATGGTGAAGCCCCTGTCCCCTTTAAAGAACAACTCAAAATCGCTTTTAGCAACAAACCATTTCTCTATGTGATTGGGATTTACCTCGCGTCATGGCTGGCCATTCAATTAACGGCCTCAATCCTGCCCTACTTCGTGATTAGTTGGATGGGGTTGCCCGATGCGATGTTCCCCAATACAGCGTTGGCGGTGCAAGGAACGGCGCTAATTTTATTGTTTGTGGCAAGTTTTCTCAGCCGTAAATTTGGTAAGAAAAAAGTTTATTTTGTTGGCGTGAGCCTTTGGATTTTTGCCCAGGTTGGTTTATTTTTCCTCCAGCCCGGACAGGTGGGTTTAATGTTCTTTTTTGCGGTGATGGCCGGGTGTGGCGTGGCGGTAAGCTACTTAATTCCGTGGTCTATGGTTCCCGATGTCATCGAACTGGATGAACTCAATACAGGCAAAAGGCGGGAAGGGGTTTTCTATGGCTTTATGGTTTTACTCCAAAAAATGGGTTTAGCCATTAGTCTCTTCCTCGTGGGGCAGGCTTTATCTTGGGCGGGTTTTATCGAATCCGTTGCCGGGGAAACGCCTCCGGTTCAACCCGACTCTGCTCTCTTTGCAATTCGTGTGGCGATCGCCCCCTTGCCGACCATTGCCCTGATTATTGGTTTAGTCTTGGCGTACTTTTATCCCATCACCAAGGAATATCATGAGGAAATTCGCCTCAAACTGGCAGAACGAAAAAATCAGGAAATTACAGATTTATAG
- a CDS encoding DNA methyltransferase, which yields MAATPESLQGFVEYCEEYIKGDEKSEAQTFLTKFFQAFGHEGIKEVGAEFEERVKKASKKNKTGFAALVWQPDVGIKGVVIEMKKRGENLALHYSQLEKYWMRLTPKPKYSILCNFDEFWIYDFINQVDEPVDRVKLEELPKRAGTFSFMEIGGRSPIFRNNQVEVTERTAKRMGTFYRLVRDRGVKEKFKYFTEEQLQRFTLQCVLAMFAEDRNLLPRDLFVGLVQDCLAGKDNPYDAFSGLFRAMNQTGIVPQGRYKDVDYFNGGLFAEIHPIPLEKAELEILDACARDDWANIRPSIFGNIFESAIDPDERHARGIHYTSETDIRQIVRPTISDYWEEKINSAKSIGALNQLQLELQSYRVLDPACGSGNFLYVAYQELKRIEQLLIQKIAERRKQPPSQIEMGFVTPLQFFGMDTNPFAVQLARVTMMIARKIAIDKFELNEPALPLDSLDKNIVCKDALFNDWEKADAIIGNPPFLGGKNARISLGDRYMERVFAKFSDVKDSVDFCAYWFRKAHDHIHQNGRAGLVGTNSISQGKSRAASLEYILQSGGYIHEAISTQPWSGEANVHVSLVNWTKEEPSTYLLDNQIVKRINSSLKSIIDVTSAEKLKVNSNHCFQGVIPVGKGFIVTEEQVIRWNKQDKRNKDVLKLFSMGSNLAKEVNGKPTRWIIDFSNMPIEDVSLYKLPFEHIKINVKPEREKNREAVMREKWWRYKRTNEAMRTALKELSLCFAVPRVSKWAVFIPFPSNWLAGDKSVVVASDDFYMLGVLTSDVHRQWMHAQKATLKADIAYTHKTCFETFPFPQAASKKLTEQIRQAMIELHEYRSEQMEQKQWGITKLYNAFFDEPASQLYKLHKKLDALVLKAYKFKKGDDILEKLLHLNLELAEKEKQGEKIIGPWAIDNPPKQTKPEK from the coding sequence ATGGCTGCTACTCCTGAATCTCTCCAAGGTTTCGTTGAATATTGCGAAGAGTACATCAAGGGTGATGAAAAATCGGAAGCGCAAACATTCCTCACTAAGTTTTTTCAGGCGTTTGGGCATGAGGGCATCAAGGAAGTCGGGGCGGAGTTTGAGGAACGGGTAAAAAAAGCCAGCAAGAAAAATAAAACGGGTTTCGCGGCTCTGGTGTGGCAGCCGGATGTGGGTATCAAAGGCGTTGTGATCGAGATGAAAAAGCGCGGCGAAAATCTCGCGTTGCATTACTCCCAGCTTGAAAAATATTGGATGCGCCTCACGCCGAAACCGAAATATTCGATCCTCTGTAATTTTGATGAGTTCTGGATCTATGACTTTATTAATCAGGTGGATGAGCCTGTTGATCGGGTCAAGCTAGAAGAGCTGCCAAAGCGGGCGGGGACATTCTCGTTTATGGAGATCGGGGGGCGATCGCCGATCTTTCGGAATAATCAGGTCGAGGTGACAGAACGCACTGCCAAACGCATGGGTACTTTCTATCGGCTAGTGCGCGATCGCGGTGTAAAGGAAAAATTCAAATATTTCACGGAAGAACAGCTTCAACGCTTTACGCTGCAATGTGTGTTGGCGATGTTTGCGGAAGATCGTAATTTGTTGCCACGGGATCTATTTGTGGGGTTGGTGCAGGATTGTTTGGCGGGCAAGGATAATCCCTATGATGCGTTTAGTGGCTTGTTTCGGGCGATGAACCAGACGGGCATTGTGCCACAGGGTCGCTACAAAGATGTGGATTATTTTAATGGGGGTTTGTTTGCGGAGATTCACCCGATTCCATTAGAAAAGGCGGAGCTAGAAATTCTGGATGCTTGTGCGCGGGATGACTGGGCAAATATTCGTCCGTCGATTTTTGGGAATATTTTTGAAAGTGCCATTGACCCGGATGAGCGCCACGCAAGGGGGATTCATTACACGTCGGAAACGGATATTCGGCAGATTGTGCGCCCCACGATTTCGGATTATTGGGAGGAGAAAATTAATAGCGCGAAGTCTATCGGGGCATTGAATCAGCTTCAGTTGGAGTTGCAGTCCTATCGGGTGCTTGATCCGGCTTGTGGGTCGGGGAATTTTCTCTATGTGGCGTATCAGGAACTAAAACGCATTGAGCAGCTTTTAATTCAGAAAATTGCGGAGCGCAGAAAGCAACCGCCTAGCCAGATTGAAATGGGGTTTGTTACGCCGCTGCAGTTTTTTGGGATGGATACAAATCCGTTTGCGGTGCAGTTGGCGCGGGTGACGATGATGATTGCTCGGAAGATTGCGATCGATAAGTTTGAACTCAATGAGCCTGCTTTGCCCTTGGATTCTTTAGACAAAAATATTGTCTGTAAGGATGCGCTCTTTAATGACTGGGAAAAAGCTGATGCCATTATCGGTAATCCTCCTTTTCTCGGTGGAAAAAATGCGCGGATATCACTTGGCGATAGATATATGGAGCGAGTCTTTGCAAAATTTTCTGATGTCAAAGATTCCGTTGATTTTTGTGCCTATTGGTTTCGGAAAGCTCATGATCACATCCATCAAAATGGTCGGGCTGGTTTGGTCGGGACAAATTCCATTAGCCAAGGAAAAAGTCGTGCCGCTTCTTTGGAATATATTTTACAAAGTGGCGGTTATATACATGAGGCAATCTCGACACAACCTTGGTCAGGTGAAGCAAATGTTCACGTCAGTTTAGTTAATTGGACAAAAGAAGAACCAAGCACATATCTTTTAGACAATCAAATCGTAAAAAGAATCAACAGCTCTCTAAAATCGATTATTGATGTAACTTCAGCAGAAAAATTAAAGGTTAATTCTAACCATTGTTTTCAAGGAGTAATTCCAGTAGGAAAAGGCTTTATCGTCACAGAAGAGCAAGTTATTCGGTGGAACAAACAAGATAAAAGAAACAAAGACGTTCTTAAACTTTTTTCTATGGGGAGTAATCTTGCTAAAGAAGTTAATGGTAAGCCAACCCGCTGGATTATTGACTTTAGTAATATGCCTATAGAGGATGTCAGTTTATACAAACTTCCTTTTGAACATATCAAAATCAACGTTAAGCCAGAACGAGAAAAAAATCGTGAAGCAGTAATGCGTGAAAAGTGGTGGCGATATAAACGAACGAATGAAGCCATGCGAACAGCATTAAAGGAACTTTCTCTATGTTTTGCTGTACCAAGAGTTTCAAAATGGGCTGTATTTATTCCGTTTCCATCGAATTGGTTGGCTGGAGATAAATCAGTTGTTGTAGCTTCTGATGATTTTTACATGCTGGGAGTTTTAACATCAGACGTTCATCGACAATGGATGCACGCCCAAAAAGCAACATTAAAAGCTGATATTGCTTACACTCACAAAACTTGTTTTGAAACCTTTCCGTTTCCGCAGGCGGCGAGCAAAAAACTAACCGAACAGATCCGCCAAGCCATGATTGAGTTGCATGAATACCGCAGTGAACAAATGGAGCAAAAACAATGGGGCATCACCAAACTCTACAACGCCTTTTTTGACGAACCTGCCAGCCAACTTTATAAACTCCATAAAAAGCTGGATGCCCTTGTCTTGAAAGCCTATAAATTCAAGAAAGGTGACGACATCCTCGAAAAACTTTTACACCTAAACCTCGAACTCGCCGAGAAAGAAAAACAAGGCGAAAAGATTATCGGGCCGTGGGCGATAGACAACCCACCCAAACAAACCAAACCGGAGAAATAA
- a CDS encoding DUF2281 domain-containing protein has product MTEREQPIQEIEQIPDHLVHKMLKILLAEKQEILDTEPSKKLRPFGLCEGEFIVPDDFNEP; this is encoded by the coding sequence ATGACAGAACGCGAACAACCCATCCAAGAAATCGAACAAATCCCCGATCACCTAGTCCATAAAATGCTGAAGATATTATTGGCAGAAAAGCAGGAAATTCTTGATACTGAGCCATCAAAAAAATTACGTCCCTTTGGGCTATGCGAAGGCGAATTTATTGTCCCAGATGACTTTAATGAACCTTGA
- a CDS encoding type II toxin-antitoxin system ParD family antitoxin, whose translation MTPEQENFIQAKLQTGKYKSAQEVVAIALHLMKLKDLCEAQSHEE comes from the coding sequence CTGACTCCCGAACAAGAAAACTTTATTCAAGCCAAACTCCAAACAGGAAAATACAAATCTGCTCAAGAAGTGGTGGCGATCGCCTTACATTTAATGAAGTTGAAAGACTTGTGTGAAGCTCAATCACATGAAGAATAA
- a CDS encoding PIN domain-containing protein, whose amino-acid sequence MTTKAFIDTNIFLYRVLQNPKDDPIELARKQAIATEITNSQNLTISTQVINETSANLIKKGKFKEEAVRQFINALYRRYQIAQLDSATFLRASHLRQNYSFSYWDSLIVASALEAKAEILYSEDMQHELIVDNQIQIINPFQ is encoded by the coding sequence ATGACCACTAAAGCTTTTATCGATACAAATATCTTTCTCTATCGAGTCCTACAAAATCCCAAAGATGACCCCATAGAACTTGCGAGGAAGCAGGCGATCGCCACAGAGATTACCAACTCCCAGAATCTGACCATCAGTACCCAAGTCATCAATGAAACATCAGCAAATTTAATCAAGAAAGGCAAATTTAAAGAAGAAGCAGTTAGACAATTTATTAATGCTTTGTACCGACGTTATCAAATTGCCCAACTTGATTCTGCGACTTTCCTTAGGGCAAGTCATCTTCGGCAAAACTATAGCTTCTCCTATTGGGACAGCTTAATCGTCGCGAGTGCATTAGAAGCGAAAGCAGAAATTCTTTATTCCGAAGATATGCAACATGAACTAATTGTTGACAATCAAATACAGATTATTAATCCTTTTCAGTAA